A genomic region of [Eubacterium] eligens ATCC 27750 contains the following coding sequences:
- the nrdD gene encoding anaerobic ribonucleoside-triphosphate reductase produces the protein MKIIKRSGSEVTFDISKIMAAVSKANMEVVHSERLSEEQIETISNNVESICKEMNRSLSVEEIQDLVENQIMNLRAFAVARKYITYRYKRALVRKSNSTDEQILSLLECNNEEVKQENSNKNPTVNSVQRDYMAGEVSKDITKRLLLPADIVDAHEQGLIHFHDADYFAQHMHNCCLVNLEDMLQNGTVISETMIEKPHSFSTACNIATQAIAQIASSQYGGQSISLAHLAPFVQVSREKFIGQVRDEFERTGIEASEEKIKEVAELRVRDEIKRGVQMIQYQVITLMTTNGQAPFVTVFMYLDEVPEGRTREDLALVTEEVLKQRMQGVKNEKGVWITPAFPKLIYVLEEDNIREGSKYWELTKLAAECTAKRMVPDYISEKKMKELKVDANGNGQCFPCMGCRSFLTPYIDPETGKPKYYGRFNQGVVTLNLVDVACSSGKDMDKFWSILDERLELCKRALMCRHYRLKGTPSDVAPILWQNGALARLKKGETIDKLLYGGYSTISLGYAGLCECTYYMKGVTHTKPDGTEFALEVMKHLNDICKKWAAETNIDFSLYGTPLESTTYKFAKCLQKRFGKIAGVTDKNYITNSYHVHVTENINAFDKLKFESQFQELSPGGAISYVEVPDMQNNIPAVLKVMQYIYDNIMYAELNTKSDYCQECGYTGQIQIITDDDGKLIWECPNCGNRNQDKMNVARRTCGYIGTQFWNQGRTQEIKERVLHL, from the coding sequence ATGAAAATTATTAAAAGAAGTGGGTCGGAGGTTACATTTGATATAAGTAAAATCATGGCCGCCGTATCAAAAGCTAATATGGAAGTTGTCCATAGCGAAAGACTGTCAGAAGAACAGATTGAAACAATATCTAATAATGTTGAGAGCATCTGTAAAGAAATGAACCGTTCATTAAGTGTTGAGGAAATTCAGGATCTTGTAGAAAACCAGATTATGAATTTAAGAGCATTTGCAGTTGCAAGAAAGTATATTACATATCGTTATAAGAGAGCGCTTGTGCGTAAGTCTAATTCAACAGATGAGCAGATATTAAGCCTTCTTGAGTGTAATAATGAGGAAGTAAAGCAGGAAAATTCTAATAAGAATCCTACTGTTAACAGTGTGCAGAGAGATTATATGGCAGGAGAGGTAAGTAAGGACATTACTAAAAGACTTCTTCTCCCAGCAGATATTGTTGATGCACATGAGCAGGGACTTATACATTTCCATGATGCAGATTATTTTGCACAGCATATGCATAACTGCTGTCTTGTCAATCTTGAGGATATGTTACAGAATGGAACTGTAATAAGCGAGACTATGATTGAGAAGCCACACAGCTTTTCTACAGCATGTAATATTGCAACTCAGGCAATTGCACAGATTGCAAGTTCACAGTATGGCGGACAGAGTATATCACTTGCACATCTTGCTCCGTTTGTTCAGGTGAGCCGTGAGAAATTTATTGGTCAGGTAAGGGATGAATTTGAGAGAACAGGAATAGAAGCATCAGAAGAGAAGATTAAAGAGGTCGCTGAACTTCGTGTAAGAGATGAGATTAAGCGTGGCGTCCAGATGATTCAGTATCAGGTTATCACACTTATGACAACTAATGGTCAGGCTCCATTCGTTACTGTATTTATGTACCTTGATGAAGTTCCAGAAGGAAGAACAAGAGAAGATCTGGCTCTTGTTACAGAGGAAGTTCTTAAGCAGAGAATGCAGGGTGTTAAGAATGAGAAGGGTGTATGGATTACACCAGCTTTCCCTAAGCTTATATATGTTCTTGAGGAGGACAATATAAGAGAAGGCAGCAAGTATTGGGAACTTACAAAGCTGGCAGCAGAATGTACAGCTAAGAGAATGGTTCCTGATTATATATCTGAAAAGAAGATGAAGGAATTAAAGGTTGATGCCAATGGCAATGGACAGTGTTTCCCATGTATGGGATGCAGAAGCTTCCTTACACCATATATTGATCCGGAAACAGGAAAGCCAAAGTATTATGGCAGATTTAATCAGGGAGTTGTAACTCTTAACCTTGTTGATGTTGCCTGCTCATCAGGAAAGGATATGGATAAATTCTGGAGTATCCTTGATGAGAGACTGGAACTCTGTAAGAGAGCACTTATGTGTAGACATTACAGACTTAAAGGAACACCTTCAGATGTTGCTCCAATTCTCTGGCAGAATGGTGCACTTGCAAGACTTAAGAAGGGTGAAACAATTGATAAGCTTCTTTATGGCGGATATTCAACAATTTCTCTTGGATATGCAGGACTTTGCGAGTGTACATATTACATGAAGGGTGTTACACATACTAAGCCAGATGGTACAGAATTTGCACTTGAGGTAATGAAACATCTTAACGATATATGTAAGAAATGGGCGGCAGAGACTAATATTGATTTCTCACTTTATGGTACACCACTTGAATCAACAACTTACAAGTTTGCTAAGTGTTTACAGAAGAGATTCGGTAAGATTGCCGGTGTAACAGATAAGAACTATATAACTAACAGTTATCATGTTCATGTAACAGAGAATATCAATGCATTTGATAAACTGAAATTCGAATCACAGTTCCAGGAATTATCCCCAGGTGGTGCTATCAGCTATGTTGAGGTTCCTGATATGCAGAATAATATTCCTGCAGTACTTAAGGTTATGCAGTACATTTATGATAATATTATGTATGCGGAGCTTAATACTAAGAGTGATTACTGTCAGGAATGTGGTTACACAGGACAGATTCAGATTATAACTGATGATGACGGAAAGCTTATATGGGAATGCCCTAACTGCGGAAACCGTAATCAGGATAAGATGAATGTTGCAAGACGTACTTGTGGATATATTGGGACACAGTTCTGGAATCAGGGAAGAACTCAGGAGATTAAAGAGAGAGTGCTTCATCTGTAA
- a CDS encoding TrkH family potassium uptake protein produces MNSSIVRYILGHVLKIEAALMVIPVIVGVIYREKAISAFLITIALCAVCGILMTIKKPANTVFYLKEGCITTALSWILMSIFGCLPFFISREIPSFTDALFETISGFTTTGASILSEVEGLSQSIMFWRCFTHWIGGMGVLVFLLAVIPLTGGSNINLMKAESPGPSVGKLVPKIRYTARILYIIYFGMTVLQTILLLFGGMTFLDALNTAMGTAGTGGFGIRNDSFTSFSPYIQWVVTIFMILFGVNFNAYYLIVLRQFKKAVKVEEVRCYFGIILAATAIIFVNIYRSVGTVELTLRQSMFQVASIITTTGFSSVDFDMWPSLSKSVLVVLMFVGACAGSTGGGIKVSRFIIVIKTIFREIQSYIHPKSVKVIKTEGKPVDSETCRSVSIYFITFMMIFTASLLLISIEGKDIVTNFTAVAATINNIGPGLSAVGPTQNFGSYSDFSKYVLMFDMLAGRLELFPLIILFTPSVWKDLVTKKVSERKMRRIRRG; encoded by the coding sequence ATGAACAGTTCTATAGTAAGATATATTCTTGGACATGTTTTAAAGATAGAAGCGGCTCTTATGGTCATTCCTGTGATTGTTGGCGTTATATACAGGGAGAAGGCAATATCTGCATTCTTGATAACAATTGCACTATGTGCTGTATGTGGGATTCTTATGACAATTAAAAAGCCTGCCAATACAGTTTTTTATCTGAAGGAGGGTTGCATTACAACTGCACTCAGCTGGATTCTTATGAGTATATTTGGCTGTCTGCCTTTTTTTATAAGCAGGGAAATACCTTCATTCACAGATGCGCTTTTTGAGACAATATCAGGATTTACAACGACAGGAGCAAGTATATTAAGTGAAGTTGAAGGACTGTCACAGAGCATTATGTTCTGGAGATGCTTTACTCACTGGATTGGTGGTATGGGAGTTCTGGTATTTCTGCTTGCAGTAATACCTCTTACAGGTGGCTCCAATATCAATCTTATGAAAGCAGAGAGTCCGGGACCATCAGTGGGTAAACTTGTTCCTAAGATCAGATATACAGCAAGAATACTGTATATTATATATTTTGGGATGACTGTACTTCAGACAATTCTTCTTCTTTTTGGAGGAATGACATTCCTTGATGCACTTAATACAGCAATGGGAACAGCCGGAACAGGTGGATTTGGTATCAGAAATGACAGCTTTACAAGCTTTTCACCTTATATCCAGTGGGTTGTAACCATATTTATGATATTGTTTGGAGTTAATTTCAACGCATATTATCTTATTGTTCTAAGACAGTTTAAGAAGGCTGTTAAAGTAGAAGAGGTAAGATGTTATTTTGGAATTATCCTTGCAGCAACAGCAATTATATTTGTTAATATATACAGAAGTGTAGGTACTGTTGAACTTACACTGAGACAGTCAATGTTTCAGGTTGCATCTATTATAACGACAACCGGATTTTCATCAGTGGATTTCGATATGTGGCCGTCATTGTCAAAGTCGGTGCTTGTTGTGCTGATGTTTGTGGGAGCATGTGCCGGAAGTACAGGTGGCGGAATTAAGGTTTCCAGGTTTATAATAGTGATAAAGACAATATTCAGAGAGATTCAGTCATATATTCATCCTAAGAGTGTTAAGGTGATTAAGACAGAAGGAAAGCCTGTTGATAGTGAAACATGCAGGTCGGTGAGTATATATTTCATAACATTTATGATGATATTCACAGCGTCTTTACTGCTAATATCTATTGAAGGAAAGGATATTGTGACGAATTTCACTGCAGTAGCAGCGACTATTAATAATATAGGTCCTGGGCTTTCGGCTGTCGGACCAACACAGAATTTTGGAAGTTATTCTGATTTCAGCAAATATGTCCTGATGTTTGACATGCTTGCCGGACGACTGGAGTTATTTCCACTGATAATTCTGTTCACACCTTCAGTATGGAAGGATCTTGTAACTAAGAAGGTTTCTGAAAGGAAAATGCGTAGAATAAGAAGGGGTTAA
- a CDS encoding GGDEF domain-containing protein, whose amino-acid sequence MDNKATEKEKFEIVHKMSRRIASVDKYCVVSVSNKAFEEYFGRIVDTLLEVVAPQDKERLIDFIENYDGTAKSGMFKFINAQGEERYNHLFVYQQRGAGNGHMRDIEIVDVESIEEANKSLRDDVSKHKMLLGLDREYTFTYNRDNNIFSMYRYDVDSRDIIYKADIDDWKRQMLTEGYIEKSDKEMFTNFISEVRSYTQTFSTKFKTSMRTYNKVMETLRFIGTVMTKSDGRKIVVGRVIPEADNRSYNQISDMIEELQFDSLTHVYNKKTITAYAVKCLKEEKNNRVTIAVLDVDHFKKVNDVYGHMYGDKILARVGRKLKEVVGEDGVVGRIGGDEFIIVFNGINDEHALRGMLRAIRTQIKWEFVDDFEDLMITCSIGASYSPNNGTEYEELFKKADYCLYVAKEKGRDRYVFFRDDLHKESYENSLNTKDKNVNDGREMKELRFLSGIMEEFAQDGRKAVDELLHHMYDSFKLDSINLYWGPNLNRTYYIGVELGGPMSADYVNTEEFRKLLGGKNHVAIGFVGRQTDIAPEFGMAMREKRVFSTIHCIVGTQNNVKGIFTIDRCKESSQWAEYEIEMAVVAASLINIIAESENN is encoded by the coding sequence ATGGATAATAAAGCGACAGAAAAAGAAAAATTTGAAATTGTACACAAGATGAGCAGGAGAATTGCATCTGTTGACAAATATTGTGTAGTAAGTGTTTCTAATAAAGCATTTGAAGAATATTTCGGACGCATTGTAGATACACTTCTTGAAGTGGTAGCACCACAGGATAAAGAAAGGCTGATAGATTTCATAGAAAATTATGATGGTACCGCCAAGAGTGGAATGTTTAAGTTTATTAATGCACAGGGAGAGGAAAGGTATAATCATCTTTTTGTGTATCAGCAGCGCGGTGCTGGCAATGGACATATGAGAGATATTGAGATTGTCGATGTTGAATCAATAGAAGAAGCTAATAAGAGTCTCAGGGATGATGTATCAAAGCATAAGATGCTTCTTGGATTAGACCGTGAATACACATTTACATATAATAGGGATAATAATATTTTCAGTATGTACAGATATGATGTTGATTCACGAGATATTATATACAAGGCTGATATTGATGACTGGAAGAGACAGATGCTTACAGAAGGATATATAGAGAAAAGTGATAAGGAAATGTTCACTAATTTTATATCTGAGGTGCGTTCATATACACAGACATTCTCAACAAAGTTTAAGACCAGCATGCGTACATATAACAAGGTTATGGAAACATTGAGATTCATCGGAACTGTTATGACCAAGAGCGATGGAAGAAAGATTGTTGTTGGCAGGGTTATTCCAGAGGCAGATAACCGTAGTTATAACCAGATTTCAGATATGATAGAAGAATTACAGTTTGATTCTCTTACGCATGTATATAATAAGAAAACAATAACTGCTTATGCTGTAAAGTGCCTTAAAGAAGAAAAGAATAACAGGGTCACAATAGCTGTTCTTGATGTGGATCATTTTAAGAAGGTCAATGATGTGTATGGCCATATGTATGGAGATAAGATTCTTGCAAGAGTAGGACGAAAGCTTAAGGAAGTAGTCGGTGAGGATGGAGTCGTCGGAAGAATAGGTGGCGATGAATTTATCATTGTGTTTAATGGAATTAATGATGAGCATGCGTTGCGAGGAATGTTAAGAGCAATAAGAACGCAGATTAAATGGGAATTTGTTGATGATTTTGAAGACCTGATGATAACATGTTCTATCGGAGCATCATATAGTCCAAATAATGGCACAGAATACGAAGAGCTTTTCAAAAAAGCTGATTATTGTCTGTATGTTGCTAAGGAAAAGGGAAGAGACAGATATGTATTTTTCAGAGATGATCTTCATAAGGAATCGTATGAGAATTCGCTTAATACAAAGGATAAGAATGTTAATGATGGCAGAGAGATGAAAGAACTTCGTTTTCTGTCAGGAATAATGGAAGAATTTGCACAGGATGGAAGAAAAGCTGTTGATGAACTGCTTCATCATATGTATGATTCTTTTAAGCTTGACAGTATTAATCTGTATTGGGGGCCTAACCTTAACAGGACATATTATATCGGGGTAGAACTGGGTGGTCCAATGAGTGCAGACTATGTTAATACAGAAGAATTCAGGAAGCTCCTTGGCGGGAAGAATCATGTTGCTATTGGATTTGTTGGAAGACAGACAGATATTGCACCGGAATTTGGTATGGCAATGAGAGAAAAGAGAGTTTTTTCTACTATACATTGCATAGTCGGAACACAGAACAATGTTAAGGGAATATTTACAATAGACCGTTGTAAGGAATCGTCACAGTGGGCTGAGTATGAAATAGAAATGGCTGTGGTAGCAGCTTCTCTTATTAATATTATTGCTGAGTCTGAAAATAATTAA
- a CDS encoding magnesium transporter CorA family protein yields MVEIYRTDQQVLSTLDDIQDGCWINMVDPTSKELEQIAERFEIEPEDIASALDEEESSRISLEDGYTLILVDIPTPEVRHEKKMYTTIPLGIILKSDAIITVCKVDTPIINYFIRNKVREFSTKKKMRFIYQMLFRSAFVYQANLRLIDKKRIEIEERVDGDTSDTDLIELHELESTLVYFATSLRANSIVLERLRRYKRLEQYPEDMELLEDVMVEYQQAIEMTTIYRDVIDGTRELMSSVIDSKLNNVMKYLTSITIVMAIPTIISGIYGMNVGGEWMPFAKTPFGFEIISGIILLICIIVLWVLKKKKML; encoded by the coding sequence ATGGTAGAGATATATAGAACGGACCAGCAGGTGTTAAGCACGCTGGATGATATTCAGGATGGATGCTGGATTAATATGGTAGATCCTACAAGTAAAGAACTTGAGCAGATAGCGGAGCGTTTTGAAATAGAACCGGAGGATATTGCATCTGCGCTTGATGAAGAAGAAAGTTCGCGAATAAGTCTTGAGGATGGATATACATTAATACTTGTGGATATTCCAACCCCAGAGGTAAGACATGAAAAGAAAATGTATACAACAATTCCACTTGGCATAATTCTTAAAAGTGATGCAATAATAACTGTATGCAAAGTAGATACACCTATTATTAATTATTTCATAAGGAATAAAGTCAGAGAATTCAGCACTAAGAAAAAAATGCGTTTTATATACCAGATGCTTTTCCGTTCAGCATTTGTGTATCAGGCAAATCTTCGTCTGATTGATAAGAAAAGAATTGAGATAGAGGAGAGAGTTGATGGAGACACATCAGATACAGACCTTATCGAACTTCACGAGTTGGAATCTACGCTTGTCTATTTTGCAACATCTCTTCGAGCTAACAGTATTGTGTTAGAAAGACTCAGAAGATATAAAAGGCTTGAACAGTATCCTGAAGATATGGAGCTTCTTGAGGATGTAATGGTTGAGTACCAGCAGGCCATAGAGATGACAACAATATACAGGGATGTCATTGATGGTACAAGGGAGCTGATGTCATCAGTAATTGACAGTAAACTGAACAATGTAATGAAATATCTTACTTCAATTACAATTGTGATGGCTATTCCAACAATAATATCCGGCATATATGGAATGAATGTTGGCGGAGAATGGATGCCATTTGCAAAGACACCTTTTGGATTTGAGATAATAAGTGGAATAATACTTCTGATATGTATAATAGTTTTGTGGGTATTAAAGAAGAAGAAAATGTTATAA
- a CDS encoding glycoside hydrolase family 43 protein: MWTADLGNGRYKNPILYADYSDPDAIRVGDDYFMISSSFSNAPAMPLLHSKDLVNWKVVNYILAEIPEFRYRNPIHGCGVWAPAIRYHEGTYYVCFPMPDEGIYMTTATDPYGEWSKPVNIRPGAGWIDPCPFWDEDGKAYLVAGVAKSRIGYKSVLHMVEMQPDGMGLIGEEKIIFDGNLNDQITIEGPKMYKRNGWYYIFAPAGGVKTGWQTVLRSKNVFGPYEYKVVMRQGDSPVNGPHQGAWVDTVTGQDWFIHFQDVYAAGRITHLQPMSWENDWPVIGVKKDGNDYGEPVMEYEKPDVGAVYEICEPDTTDEFTEDTLGLQWQWNANPDSDWAQSGTDESGNVSDDGSYIKLNAVGRASNRPIGDYRNLLLQKWPAPEFSCITKMNISGMADGDNAGFIHMGMNYLAADVTVKGGKMEVYAVKGVQQFDCDQAYTKETKELLASYDNLKEIYFRYTVKKTGTKDHVEGGLPVKEAPVETVTIEISTDGKKYTNPVSVIAKAGRWVGVKSGVYVSHDNSANSENKGFVTVDYVRYSR, encoded by the coding sequence ATGTGGACAGCAGATTTAGGGAATGGACGATACAAGAATCCAATACTTTACGCTGATTATTCAGATCCGGACGCAATCCGTGTCGGTGATGATTATTTTATGATATCATCAAGCTTTTCTAATGCTCCGGCTATGCCGTTGCTTCATTCTAAGGACCTTGTAAACTGGAAGGTTGTTAACTACATTTTGGCTGAAATTCCAGAATTCAGATATAGAAATCCAATTCATGGATGCGGAGTGTGGGCACCTGCAATAAGATATCATGAGGGTACATATTATGTGTGCTTCCCAATGCCGGATGAAGGAATATATATGACTACAGCAACAGACCCTTATGGTGAGTGGAGTAAGCCAGTGAATATAAGACCAGGCGCAGGCTGGATTGACCCATGCCCATTCTGGGATGAGGATGGAAAGGCATATCTTGTTGCAGGAGTTGCCAAGAGCCGTATCGGATACAAGAGTGTGCTTCATATGGTAGAGATGCAGCCAGATGGAATGGGGCTTATTGGTGAGGAAAAGATTATATTTGACGGTAACTTAAATGACCAGATTACAATAGAAGGTCCTAAGATGTATAAGCGAAACGGATGGTATTATATATTTGCACCGGCTGGCGGTGTTAAGACAGGCTGGCAGACAGTGTTAAGGTCGAAAAATGTGTTTGGACCATATGAGTATAAAGTGGTTATGAGACAAGGAGATTCGCCTGTAAATGGACCTCATCAGGGTGCATGGGTTGACACAGTTACAGGACAGGACTGGTTCATACATTTTCAGGATGTGTATGCAGCAGGCAGAATAACACATCTGCAGCCAATGAGCTGGGAAAATGACTGGCCTGTTATTGGAGTTAAGAAAGATGGCAATGATTATGGCGAGCCTGTGATGGAGTACGAAAAACCTGATGTTGGTGCCGTTTATGAAATATGTGAGCCAGATACTACAGATGAATTCACAGAAGATACTTTGGGACTGCAGTGGCAGTGGAACGCCAATCCTGATAGTGACTGGGCGCAGTCTGGCACTGATGAAAGTGGAAATGTGTCTGATGACGGTTCTTATATAAAGCTTAATGCGGTTGGCAGAGCATCAAACAGACCAATTGGCGATTACAGAAATCTTCTCCTGCAGAAGTGGCCGGCACCGGAATTTAGCTGTATTACTAAGATGAATATAAGCGGAATGGCTGATGGTGATAATGCCGGATTCATTCATATGGGAATGAATTATCTGGCAGCAGATGTGACTGTCAAAGGCGGTAAGATGGAAGTGTATGCAGTAAAGGGTGTGCAGCAGTTTGACTGTGACCAGGCTTATACTAAAGAGACTAAAGAATTGCTTGCTTCATACGATAATCTTAAGGAAATATATTTCAGATACACAGTTAAAAAGACAGGAACTAAAGATCATGTCGAGGGTGGACTTCCTGTTAAGGAAGCACCTGTTGAGACAGTAACAATAGAGATAAGCACAGACGGAAAAAAATACACCAACCCTGTTTCCGTTATTGCCAAAGCCGGAAGATGGGTTGGTGTAAAGAGCGGTGTATATGTATCACATGATAATTCTGCCAATAGTGAAAACAAAGGTTTTGTTACGGTAGATTATGTAAGATACAGCCGTTAA
- a CDS encoding helix-turn-helix domain-containing protein, giving the protein MYKIGDRLKEYRICKELSRIEVAEILHITPDYLARIETGTQPVTYRMIERMEKYTDWNSDYILHGIRNDNPFMQMYKECPEFRKKVFIRNLLCLFDSMLQFGYKEEREVIYYHRMILEIVNGMELDVPDNVRTGYTLTEIRRIQDMDKTNMAHILGMSHRSYCALENGLSKPDVRVLHIMYTMYSFNTRYFLTRNPLECEAVSNIYRSFDEPLRDFIMRRIRDDFDEIIIMKGRTYGRDI; this is encoded by the coding sequence ATGTACAAAATAGGGGACAGACTGAAAGAATATCGGATATGTAAGGAACTGTCAAGAATAGAAGTGGCAGAAATACTTCATATCACGCCTGATTATCTGGCACGTATAGAAACTGGAACGCAGCCTGTTACATACAGAATGATAGAAAGAATGGAGAAATATACGGATTGGAATTCTGACTACATATTGCATGGAATACGAAATGATAACCCGTTTATGCAGATGTATAAGGAATGCCCTGAATTCAGGAAAAAAGTTTTTATAAGAAATTTGCTTTGTCTATTTGACAGCATGCTGCAATTCGGGTATAAAGAAGAAAGGGAAGTGATATATTATCACAGAATGATACTTGAAATTGTCAATGGAATGGAACTTGATGTGCCTGATAATGTGCGGACCGGATATACTCTTACAGAAATAAGACGGATACAGGATATGGATAAAACCAATATGGCACATATATTGGGAATGTCTCATAGAAGCTACTGTGCATTGGAGAATGGCTTGTCAAAGCCAGATGTTAGAGTGCTTCATATAATGTATACGATGTATAGTTTTAATACACGATATTTTCTTACGCGCAATCCATTAGAATGTGAAGCCGTAAGCAATATATATAGAAGTTTCGATGAGCCTTTAAGAGATTTTATTATGAGACGCATCAGGGACGATTTTGATGAAATAATAATTATGAAAGGCCGGACTTATGGTAGAGATATATAG
- a CDS encoding DUF2974 domain-containing protein: protein MSNVSDYLKWRGDLDFSQAPFNDVDNLILAQIAYVDFTDIVPAPGSIETITIAEAADTFFDTHDEKEIKKCKSFIGKAPYLLREAAATKRFGSLILTNYVDYVDGGKEEQFAAFHVRIDNRLTYIAFRGTDDTLVGWKEDFNMSFLSPVPSQKDAVRYIDTTVQRSEGKLILGGHSKGGNLAVYASVFARPSVKKRIITVYNNDGPGFDSDFVKHPDYLAILPRIKSIVPYGSVVGMLLNHDGDYEVVKSSQSGLMQHDSMSWQVIGPDFETEQELSPKSKRLNAALSAWIDGLTREQRAEFVDTLFSLVTASGAKNLSEISTARFKNINAVLKSFRELDKSERAMILKIFALLTGEIGKAYKSN, encoded by the coding sequence ATGAGTAATGTATCTGATTATTTGAAATGGAGAGGTGACCTTGATTTTAGCCAGGCACCATTTAATGACGTGGACAATTTAATACTTGCGCAGATTGCATATGTTGATTTTACTGATATTGTACCGGCACCTGGAAGTATCGAGACTATTACAATTGCGGAAGCGGCAGACACATTTTTTGATACCCATGATGAGAAGGAGATTAAGAAATGCAAATCTTTCATAGGAAAAGCCCCGTATCTTTTAAGGGAGGCAGCAGCAACAAAAAGATTTGGCTCACTTATACTTACTAATTATGTTGATTATGTCGATGGCGGCAAAGAAGAACAGTTTGCGGCATTTCATGTAAGAATTGATAACAGACTTACGTATATTGCTTTCAGGGGAACTGATGATACACTTGTGGGTTGGAAAGAGGATTTTAACATGAGCTTCTTATCCCCTGTTCCATCGCAGAAGGATGCGGTAAGATATATTGACACAACCGTGCAGCGTTCAGAAGGAAAGCTGATTCTTGGCGGACATTCCAAAGGTGGTAATCTGGCAGTATATGCATCAGTATTTGCAAGACCATCAGTGAAGAAAAGAATTATTACTGTTTATAATAATGATGGTCCGGGATTTGACAGTGATTTTGTAAAGCATCCGGATTATCTGGCAATTCTGCCTAGGATTAAGAGTATTGTTCCTTATGGCTCAGTTGTTGGAATGCTTCTTAATCATGATGGGGATTATGAGGTTGTAAAGAGCAGCCAGTCAGGTCTTATGCAGCATGATTCTATGTCATGGCAGGTTATAGGACCAGATTTTGAGACTGAGCAGGAGTTAAGTCCTAAGAGTAAAAGGTTAAATGCAGCACTGAGCGCATGGATAGACGGGCTTACAAGAGAACAGAGGGCAGAATTCGTAGATACATTATTCTCACTGGTAACTGCAAGTGGTGCAAAGAACCTTTCAGAGATAAGTACAGCCAGGTTTAAGAATATTAATGCCGTTCTTAAGTCTTTCAGGGAACTTGACAAATCAGAGCGTGCAATGATACTTAAGATATTTGCTTTACTTACAGGTGAGATTGGAAAAGCTTATAAGAGCAATTAA
- a CDS encoding FeoB-associated Cys-rich membrane protein: MGQVISAGILLVVVVAIYIAVSYKHEKSGLGKGCDGNCGSCGLRSCKTDKK; encoded by the coding sequence ATGGGACAGGTTATATCAGCAGGAATATTGTTAGTTGTGGTTGTTGCCATATATATTGCAGTTTCATATAAGCATGAAAAAAGCGGTCTTGGGAAGGGCTGTGATGGTAATTGCGGCTCATGTGGATTAAGAAGCTGTAAAACTGACAAGAAATAA